Within the Nitratireductor basaltis genome, the region GAGGACAAGCACGGCCAACGGTTTGCGCCCGATGAAGGCTGGCAGCGGCTGGAAAACTGACCTCTGCAACAGACTGGCCGAGAAAAAGAAGGCCCGGCGGAAAATGCCGGGCCTTTTATTGTCGAGGATCAGCCGCCGACCGGGGTCCCGCCATTGGGGTGGAGAACCTGACCGGTCATGTATGACGAATCCTCGCAGGCAAGGAACAGCATGCATGGTGCGACCTCGTTGGGTTGACCCGGCCGGCCAAGAGGCGTGTTGGAGCCGAATTCCCTGACCTGCTCTGAGGGGAAAGATGCAGGGATAAGCGGCGTCCAGATGGGGCCCGGGGCAACGCCGTTCACCCGGATGCCCTTTGACGCAAGGCTGCCAGAAAGCGCACGGACCATGGCCAAGAGCGCTCCCTTCGTCGTTGCATAGTCCATCAGCACATCTTGCCCCTTATAGGCGGTTATCGACGTGGTGACGATGATGGATGCGCCTTCCTTCAGATGTGGCAGCACCGCCTGGGTCAGGTGAAAAGCGCCAAAGACATTCGTTTGATAGGTGCGGACGAACTGTTCTTCGGGAATGTTCTCGAACTCTTCCTGATAGTGCTGTTCGGCGGCATTGTTCATCAGGATGTCGATCTGACCGAATTTCTCCAGAACTTCATCGACGAAGGAAAAGACTGCCTTCCGGTCAGCAATGTCGCCTGATTTGGCATAGGCTTTGGCGCCTTCGGCTTCAATCAGCCGGACGGTCTCCTGCGCATCCTCGTGCTCATCGTGATAGAAGAACGCCACATTTGCACCTTCACGCGCGAAGAGAACGGCTGTCGCACGCCCAATTCCGGAATCTGCGCCTGAGATGACTGCAACCTTGCCTTTGAGCCTGTCCGATCCCCTGTAACGCGGTTCATAGTCCGGCTGGGGCTTCATTTCGTGCTCGTCGCCGGGCTGATGCTTTTGATGTTGTGCAGGCATGTGCTGGTTCATGTCGAGCCTCATTGGTTCGGGAGGAATTCGATGACTCAACACGGGGCAGGATGCAGAGTTCCATCAAGCTTGCGCCAAGCATGACGGGAACAATGCGGCTCGGCACACCATTGAGAATGACAGGATCGAAGGAGGTGACGATGCCAGCCCAATCCAAGGCTCAGCAGAAAGCTGCCGGTGCAGCACTGGCTGCCAAACGCGGCGACATGCCGAAGTCGAAGCTCAAGGGTGCCTCGAAGGACATGGAAGATTCCATGACCGAGAAGGAGCTCGAAGAGCTTGCGGAAACCGATCGCAAAGGTCTTCCAGACAAGAAAGACTGACCGGTACGGATATCAAGGAAGCCCGCAATATGCGGGCTTTCTATTCAATCCAGTGGCGGCGGCGAAATTTCGTGTTCGAGGGTGGCCAGGAAGTTGCTCAGCCAGTTGGCATTGTCGCGCTTTCTGATCCGCTCGAGCAGGGCGCGCTGGCGCTCCTGTCTCTCGTCCAGAGGCATTGTCAGCGCTCGGCAGAGATTCCGCGCCATGTCGTCGACATCGTAGGGGTTGACGATCAGGGCCTCGCGCAGGTCTTCCGCCGCACCTGCGAATTTCGAAAGGACGAGGACACCGGGATTGTCCATGGACTGCGCGGCAACATATTCCTTGGCGACCAGGTTCATACCGTCACGCAGCGGCGTGACGAAACCCACTTGGCTTGATCGGAAAAGTGCTGCCAGGGCGTCGCGTGGCACGGTGCCGTGGATGTAGTGAACCGGTGTCCAGTTGAAGTCGGCGAAACGCCCGTTGATCGCGCCGGACAGTGCTTCCAGCTCCGTTCGTATTTCAACATAGGCTTCAACTTCCTCACGCGTGGGCGTGGCGATCTGCATGAGCGCCACGGATTTGCGCATTTCGGGATAGAGCTCAAGCAGGCGCGCGAAAGCGCGAAGCCGGTCCGGCAATCCCTTGGAATAGTCGAGACGGTCCACACCGATGACCTGCCGGCGCCCCAGGATTTCGCGCCGCCGCGTCTCGATCAGCACTTCGTCATTGGGACGCTCGGCCATTTCGACGAAGGCATCCACGTCGATACCGATTGGATAGACGCCTGCGATCACTTCGCGGTCACCCCAGCGTACATGCCCCTCCGCACTCACTTCGGTGGACAGGTGCTGCTCGATATAATGCTGAAGATTGTTCAGGTCCGTCTGGCTTTGCAGACCGATCACATCGAACTGAAGAAGGCTTTCCACCAGCCATCGATGGCGGGGGACCGCCGACAGCATCTCCGGCGGGGGCAGCGGTATGTGCAGGAAGAAACCGATGCGTTGCTTGCAGCCGCGCTGGCGCAATTCCGCAGCCAGGGGGATGAGGTGATAGTCATGGATCCAGATCAGGTCGTCTTCGTGGAGTGATGACATCAGCGCATCGGCGAAACGGGCATTTACCCGCCGATAGCCCTCCAGATAGTCCGTTTTGTATTCGACCAGGTCGAGACGGTAGTGGAAGAGCGGCCAAAGCACGCTGTTTGAGAAACCGAGATAATATTCCTCATAATCCCGACGGGTCAGCGGCAGGGTGATCTGCGTGACATCACCGACCTGTTTGGACTGAGGTTCAAGATTCTCATCGCTGTTGGCGGTCTGGCCGTCCCAGCCGAGCCAAACACCACCACGCTGACGCAGCGAGTCGGCCAGTCCGACAGCGAGCCCTCCCGACTGCGACGTCTTAGTCAGGTCTGCAACGCGGTTCGATATGACTACAAGTCTTTTCAAACCACAGACTCCCAGGGTGCGGACAGGCGCCGCGCGCCATTGATGATGCCAACCATGGAGTAGGTCTGAGGATAGTTGCCCCACATTTCTCCGGTAATCGGATGGGTGTCTTCCGAAAGCATGCCGAGGGGGTTGCGCGTCTTCAGAAGGGTTTCGAACAACTCACGTGCCTCATCCTTGCGACCGATGCGGGCGAGAGCGTCGAGACGCCAGAAGGCGCAGATATTGAACGAGACCTCGGGCTTTCCGAAATCGTCTGCCGCCTCATAGCGCAACATGTAAGGACCGTCGGAAAGGTGCTTTTCCAATTGGCCGACGGTGCTGACATAGCGCGGATCCTTGGGATCTATAAAGCCGACTTCGGTCATCAGCAGCACGCTTGCGTCGAGGGTTTCACCGCCAAAGCTTTCGACGAATGCCTGGCGCTTCTCAGACCACGCCTCTTGCAGGATACGGGCCTTGATCTCGTCCGCCCTGTCTCGCCAATACCGAACACGAGAAGTCTCTCCAATGCGATGGGCGATATGCGCCAAGCGATCACAAGCTGCCCAGCACATCAGGCTGGACGAGGTGTGAACGCGTGAGCGGGAGCGCAGTTCCCACATCCCGGCATCGGGTGCGTTGTGAAGCTTGTATGCCTGCTCGCCGGCCTGTTCCAGCAGGCGGAAATCGGTCAGGCTTGGCTGCATGCGAATGCGCTGGTCGAAGAATATCTGCGCAGCACCAAGGATCACATTGCCATAGACATCGTGCTGGTAGTGCTCGTGGGCCTGATTGCCCAGCCGCACCGGGCCCATTCCACGATACCCGGCGAAATTCTCCTGTATGCTTTCGACGAGATCGGCTTCGCGTCCAACACCGAAAACGGGCTGGAGATGGCCGCCATCGGCATCCGCCACGATATCCATCAGATAGCGGAAATAGTTCTCCATCGTCTGGACCGTGCCCAGACTGTTGAGCGCGCGGACCACGAAGAAAGCGTCGCGAAGCCAGCAGAAGCGGTAGTCCCAGTTGCGACCGCTGTCTGGCGCTTCGGGGATGGAGGTCGTCATTGCAGCAATGATCGCGCCGGTCGGCTCATAGGTGCACAGCTTGAGCGTGATTGCCGCGCGAATGACGGCTTCCTGCCATTCGAAGGGCAGGGAGAGGCCCGTGACCCAACTGTGCCAGTAATTGGCAGTGCGATCGCGGAACTCGCGTGCAGTCTCGCTTACATCGCCGTCGAGCGTCTCATCCGGGCCCAGCACGAAGGAGAGGGGGCTGGAAAGATTGAAGCAGGTTTCGTCCAGGACATAGTCGATCGGCGCATTGGTCGTCAGGCGCAGCGTCAGTTCCGGACCGGTATAGCGGATATGGTTCGAGCCACGCGTCATCTGGGGGCGCACGGTGCCATGCGCGAAGGTCGGGCGCAGACGCACCGAGATGCGTGGGGTGCCGGAAAGCGGACGGACCTGACGCACCAGGGTCTGCGGGCGGAACATCCGGTCACGCCAGAAAAAGCGCGGCGCGAAATCCACGATTTCCAGCGAACCGGAAGCCCCGTGCAGGCGGGTGATCAGGATCGCGGTATTCGGATCGTAATGCTGTTCCGTCTCGGCAAGGTCTTCAAGCTGGATCGAGAAAAGGCCTTCGTCCGGTTCGTCTTCTCCACTGATGAGCGAATTGAAGACCGGATCGCCATCGAAACGCGGCAAGCAGCACCAGACGATGCGGCCCTTCGGGTCAATCAATGCGGAGAAGGTGCAGTTTCCCACTGCGCCGAGATCGAGTGTCGACATATATTGCACCTATGTAGTCAGTTGTTGCGTTCGAACATGCCGGCCAGCGAATCCAGCCAGCTTCTGAAACTTTCGGTGCTGTCGGCCCGATAGGCCGCAGCGGTCTTGCCATCGCCGATCTTGATGGAGACGCCCCTGTCACCGGCAATGGCAACAAATGCATCTTCGTCCGTGACGTCATCCCCGGCGAAAAGTGGAATGCGTCCCGTGAAAGGGTGTTCCTTGAGAAATGCCTTCAGTGCATCGGCCTTGGTGGCCTTGCCCGCCTTGATCTCAATGACCTTCTTGCCATTGAGAATATGCAATCCGGCATGTCCGTTGACTGCTTCATGCACCGCAGTCTTCGATGCGGATTCAAGTTCCGGCCGTTTTCGGTAATGCAGCGCGATTGAACCCTGCTTGTGTTCGATAAAAATGCCTTCGTTCCTGTCGCGAAAGCGCTCCAGGTGATCTGCCACGTATTCCAGCGCCTTCTCGTCAGTAGGCACCGAAGTCATGGAGCCATCGGCTCCTCGACGTTCCAGTCCATGCACTCCGGCGATGGGGAGGTTCAATGGAAACAGGAAATAATCGATCTCGGAAATCGGCCGTCCAGTAACAATCGCGACCGCTCCACCAGTGATCTTTTCAAGGCGTGCGAGAGCCTCGATCGTCTGCCTCGGGACAGCGACGGCTGCGGGGTCTTCTGCGATATCAGCGAGCGTCCCGTCGAAATCCAGAAAGATCGCGACTTCAAGGGGATGCAGGGCGTTTTTATCGAGCTTTGCGAGTGGTTCTGGTGTGCCAGCCATATTGTTGCGAGAAATGAGCGGAATCATGAAGCCTTGGGAGGGCTCTCACAAGCTAGGACATGGTCCCCCAAATGTGAAGGAAGGCACCGGGAATAACCGGATTTAATTCGAGAAAGGCTCGCCTCATGCGAAAATCCGCCCTCACGATGATGTCTGCGGCCGTGGTGATTTGCGGTGCCGTGCCCGCTCTTGCGCAATCCGGGCGCACCGACAGCCGGGCTTTGTCCTGTGCGCAGGCGCGGGCTACTGTCGCCGCCAATGGTTCGATTGTTCTTGGCACGGGGCGTCATACATATGACCGCTATGTCGCCAATGAGCGATTTTGCCCTCCGCACCAGATGGCGAAGCGGGCGACAGTGCCCACGCGCGACAGTGCCGCCTGCCTTGTCGGCTACAGATGCGTTCTGAATACAGAACGTGAAGACCGCCGGTGGTGGCTCCGGCGGCGTTGATCATTCCGCCGCTACGGTGCCGGCGCTGCGCTGGAGAATGTAGCGGCGGAGCCTTAGCGCGGCCTCCCGCAGGATCTCGTCATCCTGGCACATGGAGATGCGTACATGGCCTTCCGCCGAGGCGCCAAAGCTGGTGCCGGGCATGATGGCGACATTCTCGTCGTTCAGCAGGCCCCAGGCAAAAGCTTCGCAGTCCGGCTCGATCGCGGAGATGTCGAGCATGACATACATGCCGCCGTCAACGCCGCGCTGGACGATGCCGTTGAGACCGGCGATCTCGTCCAGGAAAACCCTGCGTCGTTTCGCGTAGCGTTCGGCAATCTGGGAAACACCGTGCTTTTCTTCGACAGCGATGGCCGCCGCGCGCGAGACGAAATCCGCCAGGCCGTAGCTTGAAACGAGGTTGAGGCTGATGAGTGCCCTGATCATCTCGGAAGGGCCCGTCAACCAGCCCACGCGCCATCCGGTCATGCCGTGGCTTTTGGAGAGCGAATTGATGACCAGCGTTCGTTCCTTCATCCCCGGCAGGCTGCGCGGCGACAGGTGGCTGCCTGGCGTGTTGATGGTCCAATAGACCTCGTCGGAGACGAGCCAGAGGTCATGCTCGATGCAAAGCTCGCTGATGGCTTCGAGCGTCTTGCGCGAATAAACCGCGCCTGTGGGATTGTTCGGCGAATTGATCAGGATCATCCGCGTTTCCGGCTGGATCGCTGAGGCGATCTTGTCGGGGTCCGGCTCGAAATCGCGCTCTGCCTCTGCCGCTATCTCCGTAAAGCTTGCGCTGGCGGCACGGATGGTGCCGGGATAGGTTGCGTAGTAGGGCGAAACTATGATGGCGTGATCGCCTGCGTCCAACGTGGCCTGGCAGGCAGCGAAGAGTGCGCCCTGACCACCTTGCGTTACGATGACCTCCTGCTCCAGCGTATCAATGCCGGTCGCTTCCGTGGAGAGCTTCGCAAGCGCGCTGCGCAGGCGGGGCAGGCCGGGGAGCTGGATGTAGTGGTGATAACCGGAACGCACGGCGTCAACTGCCGCTTCAACGGTGCCTTCGGGTGTGTCGAAATCATGATCGCCGATGGAGAGCATGAGGATCTCTTCACCGGCCAGCTTGCGCTGCATGGCCGCGAAATGAACTTCCCAACCATCCTTGCCCTGAGCGGTAATGCCGCTGACGCGTTTTGAGGGGTGAGGCATGTGAGTGCGCCTTCAGTGTAATTTGTTTCTGACAGAGGGGGTCTACCAGCACGCGCCTTCTGTCAAGCGATTGGCGCCGATGCTCGCTCCCGCCATGTTCGTTTCAGCAGCCTGCAGGTGCCGAGATCCAGAGGACCGTTGCCGGTATGGCGTCCAGGTTGCGCCAGGAAGCTTCCCCCTCGTTCACGGTGAAGCTGTCACCCACTTCAAGCAGGTTTTGCCCCCCGGCATGCGTGAATTCCACGCGACCAACAAGTATCTGCCCCGCATCCTCGCCACGGCGATCTGCAGGCCGTGACCAGCAGGCGCCCGGGTCGATCACGGTTCTGGTCATGGAAAAGCTGCCGCCCAGATCGGGTGAAACCAATTCCCTGCTGACGCCCGGGCTTTCCACTTTCAGGTTCCGGCCCGCTCCCAGGCGAACCACGCCTGGCAGATCCTGCCTGTCTTCCTGGACGGGTTGAAAGAAGAAGCTTACCGGCACCCTGAAATGGCCGGCGAGCAAACGCAGATCTGCCAGTGTGGGCAGGGATATGCCACGCTCAACCTGGCTCAGCCATCCAACCGAACGCCCGAGTTTCTGCGAAAGCCCTGCAAGCGTCAGCCCGTTCGACTTTCGCAGACGCCGGATGTCCTCGGCCAGCAAACGCATGGCGCGCATCTTCAAGTCCTGCGTGTTTGTGCGATCGTTGAGCATTTGTCTGCGTCGAATTTCCTCTGGAAATTATTCAGACCGGCGGCTATGAAAAAATCAAGCTGAATTTCACGGGCCGGCGCTTCAAGTGTCCGGCCATTATCTTTTGTCCAAGAACGACGATCCGAACGGGAAGGGAACATGTTGGCTCCGGATAAAAACGGGAAATATTCCGACATCGCCCAAACGGTTGACGAAGCGCTTCTCACGCGCCGCTCCGTGCGCGCGTTCCTGCCGGATCCCGTTGATGACGAGACCATACGCGACATTCTGAAACTCGCTTCGCGCGCGCCGTCAGGCACGAACATGCAGCCCTGGAAGGTTTTCGTTGCAACGGGTGAGGTCAAGCAGAAGATTGCGGACGCCATCCTTTCATCGGGCATTCGCCCGGAGAAGGTAGAGTGGGACGAGTATCACTACTATCCGGACAAATTCTTCGAACCCTATCTCTCGCGCCGTCGCGCCGTCGGCTTCGCGCTTTACAGCCTGCTTGGTATCGGGCGCCGCGAGGTTGAGCGCATGCGTGCCCAGCATGACCGCAATTTCACCTTCTTCGACGCGCCTGTCGGACTGATCTTCACGATTGACCGTCGTTTGAACAAGGGCTCGTGGATCGACCATGGCATGTTCCTGCAGTCCATCATGCTCGCCGCGCGGGCGCGGGGTCTGCACACCTGCCCACAGGCCGCTTTCGCGCCCTATCACCGGCTGATCCGGCCGATCCTCAACATTCCGGATGAGGAGATCGTGGTCTGCGGCATGGCTCTTGGCTATGAAGACAGCTCGAAGCCGGAAAACAGCCTGCGAAGCGAACGGGCTCCGCTCGAGGAATTCGTGACTTTCGTAAAATAGGAAAAGAAGGTCAGCGCATTACGAAAGCTTAATCTGGCGGCAAGAGGGCTGTAATCTGCCGGATGCCACTCTGAGCATGTTCAAGACGTCGTAGACCCCCCGACGACGCATGCAAGGAGACTACCTCATGTTTCGCAAGATTATACTTTCCGCCCTCGCTTTATCCCTTCTCGCCGGCACTGCGGCGGTTCACGCCCAGGACAATTCCCCGGCAACACCAGAGGCTTCATCCAGCCGAGAAGCTGGGGCCACCCCGCGGCAAGGCCGGATGCTTCAGCGTCTGGATACCAACAATGACGGGCAGGTTTCCGCTGAGGAATTTGCCGCCCGTCATACGGGTCGCCTGTCCGAAGTCGACGCAAACGGTGATGGCGAACTTTCGAAAGAAGAACTCGCAGATCATCTGATGCGTCGCGCTTTCGAGCGGCGCGCCGAACGGCTGGCCAAACGTCTCGACATCAATGGAGACGACACCGTGACGCTGGAAGAGATCGAAGGCCATCAGGCCAAGCGCTTCGCCTTGGCGGATCGCAACGATGACGGCGTGCTTGACCAGGACGAGCTACGCAAATTCGCGGGCGAGCGCGGCATGCACAAGGGCAAGCGTCATGGCGGCCACATGGAGCATGGCGAGAAAGGCGGCCGTGAGGGCATGCGTCATCACATGCGCAAGGTGCACGACGGTCAGGACCGGAAGCCCGTGACGCCACGTGCGGCACCTGCAGAATAAACGCCGCATTTTCTCGTGACTTCGATCAGGGCCCGGCGCAATGCCGGGCCTTTTTCATGCCAAGAAGTCTGCTAAGGCTGTTTTGACGAAGCTGATTGAATGTTACCTGATGTTCCTGGTGCTGACAGGAAGGACACGAATCAATCGTGAGAAGACAGACGCGAGTTTTGAGAGCGGTTCGAGTTGCTTTATTGAAGCCGGTTTCCATTGTCTTTTTTCTCCTGTTTCTTTCGCTGGGCGCTCTGGCGCAAAGCGAACTGGTGCAGCAGCAGCAAAACGAAATCGCGGATATCAATGAGGAGACCGAATCTCTCTCGGAAAAGGTCTCCAGCGAAGACGTTGATGACGCAGAACTTGTAGCAGCGCGGCTGGAACTGGAGCGGCTGTCGCGGGAGCTGTTGCAGAGCGGGGTTGCCTTCCGACCGAGGCTCACCGAGATCAATGATCGTCTCGACCAGCTGGGTCCGGCTCGCGGCGAGGGCGAGCCGCCAGAACCCGAGATCGTCGTGCAGGAGCGTCAGAGGCTGCTCGACGAGAAAGCCACGATCAATGCGATGATCGGTGAGGCGGAGACGCTTTCGGTGCGTATTGGCCGGCTGATCGACCAGGTTGCGCAAAAGCGGCGCGAGCTCTTCACCAATGCGCTTTCAAGGCGTTTCGATATCTCAGCGGCTTTCGGACCGGAGGTCGCAAAAGAGTTCACCGGCGACATCGAGCGCCTTTATAATTCCGTTTCTTCGTGGCTGAACTATGTGGTGCAGGTGAAGCTGAGGGCCGCTCTTCTGGCTGCAGGTGCTTCACTTATCTGCGCATTGGCCTTGCTGATGGGCGGCCGACGCTATTTCAGCGACCTCATTGCGCCCGACATAGAAAATGATGACCCGTCATATCTTGCCCGGCTTTCGGTCGCGCTCTGGTCGACCTTGCTGCCGTCAGCTGCCTTGGGCATTTTCCTGGCGCTGACATATCTCCTGTTCGATACGTTCAATGTGCTGCGCGAAGATATAGCCCAGCTGCTTGCGACGCTCTTCATCGTCATCGGTACGGTATTCTTCGTCTATCGTCTCACGCGCTCTGCGCTTGCACCGCACAGGGCTAATTGGCGACTTCTGCCGATAGAGTGCAGCGCATCTTCACGGCTTTGCTGGCTTATTGCCGCCATGGCGGGGGTCACAGCCTTCGATTATTTCATGGGCCAGGTCTATTCGGTGATCGGCTCGCAGCTTTCATTGACCGTGGCGACGAGTTTGGGCGCAACGGTCGCAGTCGGCGTGCTTCTCATCCTTATCGGCATGGTCAAACCTTTTCCGCCGGAAGAGGAGGGTGATAAGCCGCGTCCCTGGCCGCTGGCATTCAGGCTGCCGATCTTCCTGTTCGGTATCGCAACCATCCTGGCGGCGATCTTCGGCTATATCGGCTTTGCACGCTTCCTGTCGCAGCAGGTTGTGGTGACGGGTGCCATTCTGGCCACGATGTATATCGGCTTCCTGACGTCCGGTGCGATTGCCGGCGAGGGCGCTTTTGGTCGTTCCCGCATAGGGCACATGATGGGGGAGCGCCTCGGGCTGGATGAAGGCGTGCTTGATCAGTTGGGACTGGTCGCTGGTCTTGGTATCAATGTGCTTGTCGTGCTTATCGGTGCGCCGATGATCCTGTTGCAGTGGGGTTTCCACTTCGCGGATCTGACGACCTGGACCTATGGCATCGCCAACGAAATCCGCATCGGCTCGATCTCTTTTTCGATCATAGGCATCCTGACGGGCATCGTGGTGCTGGTGCTCGGCTATTTCATCACGCGCTGGTTCCAGGCATGGCTTGACGGTTCTGTCATGTCGCGCAGCCGCATGGATACCGGTGTGCGCAACTCCATTCGCACAGCCGTTGGCTATGTGGGCATCGCCATTGCAGCCCTGATCGGCATCTCTGCCGCGGGTATCGACCTTTCGAACCTGGCGCTTGTTGCCGGTGCGCTTTCCCTGGGTATCGGTTTCGGCCTGCAGAACATCGTCTCGAATTTCGTGTCGGGGCTCATTCTGCTGGTCGAGCGTCCGTTCAAGGCGGGTGACTGGATCGTGGCCGGTGCCGTGTCCGGCACGGTAAAGAAGATATCGGTGCGCGCGACCGAAATCGAAACCTTCCAAAGGCAGACGGTCATCCTGCCAAACTCTGAACTCATCAATGCTGCGGTCGGGAACTGGACGCACAAGAACAGTCTTGGCCGGCTGGAGATACCGATCGGAGTTGCATACGGCTCTGACGTGCGTCGGGTGCACGAGATATTGATGGGTATTGCGAAATCGCATCCGCTGGTGCTCAAGAATCCCGAGCCCTTCGTTCATTTCGCGAATTTCGGTGATTCATCACTCGACTTCGAGGTGCGGGTCTATCTTGCCGATATCCTGCGCCAGCTCGAGGTGCAAAACGATATCCGCTTCGCCATTATCGAGGCCTTCGAGAAGGAAGGTATCGAGATTCCGTTCCCGCAGCGCGATCTTCATTTGCGTGGAGGTTTTGTCGTCGCGCCCAAGGAAGATGCCGCGCATGAAAAGACAACGGATCGCAACGGCCAGGAGAACGGTTGATAGCGATTGCGGCAACGTTCAGTTGCCGTTCACAATGCCATGGCTATAACGGGGCGCAAGTAAGACGGTCATTGTCTGATCGTCGTTGAACAGAGGCGGTGGCGACACCGAAGTGCATGATGAAAAAGCTTGTTCTTGCTCTTGTGGGTGTCACCCTGGCCGTTCCCGCAGCTTCTGCTGCCAGTATCGTCAATCGCGATGAAGAGACCCATACGATCACGGTGACGGAGAATGGTGATCAGGCGCGTCTCAGCGTGTCCAAGGACGAGACTGTTCAGTTTTGCAACGATGGCTGCTTCGTGACCATGCCGAACGGCGACCGGGAGGTTCTCACCGGTTCTGAAACCATCGAGATCGAACAGGGGCGCGGCCGGATCCGGTAGGGCTTTGCGAGCAGAGATGTTTTGACATGGATGATGCCGGACAGAAATGTCCGGCATTTTTGTTTGCGCGTTATGCGGGTGTTAACGCTAAACCGCGTTTCGGTCGCCACCACGAATGCTTTGCGATCCTCGTATACCATTCGCCAAGAGGTTGAGTGTAATTCCCCTGCAGGAGGGCGCGTTCTTCGCCCGTGGGAGCATCAGGGGGCTTACAATATGGATGTGCGGTCTGAGCGCAATTCCGTACCACTTGCGGTCGATCTCGACGGCACGCTCATTGCGACCGATCTTCTGTGGGAGACGCTCTTCCTGCTGATCCGTCAGCAGCCTCACTGCGTGTTTCTCCTGCCGATCTGGCTGCTGAAAGGCAAGGCGCACTTCAAGTGCAAGATCGCCGAGCGAGTGAATTTCGAACCTTCGAGTTTGCCGTACCGCACCGAGCTGCTGACACGCCTGCAGGTGCAGAAAGGCGAGGGGCGGGAGATCGTGCTTGCGACGGCCTCCCCACGAAAGCTCGCAGAAGCAATCGCTGCATATCTGGGCGTGTTCGACCGGGTCCTGTGCACTGATCCACATTGCAACATGGCCTCCCAGACCAAGCGGCAGGCACTGGTCGATCTTTATGGAGACGGGGGGTTCGACTATGCCGGGAACAGCCGCGCGGATATACGAGTTTTCGATGCGGCTCGAAACTCGATCGTCGTTGCGCCGGACAAGGCAGCGTCGCGCTGGCACGGAACCCATGGCGGCGAGCTGATCGAAGGGCCCAAAGTGGGCCTCAAGGTCATCGCAAAGATGCTGCGCGTGCATCAATGGCTCAAGAACGCGCTGATTTTTGTGCCAATCATACTGGCGCATCAATACACGAACATTCCGGTGCTCGTTGAGGGAATGCTCGCCTTCATCGCTTTCAGCGCAGTGGCATCCTCAATCTACATTCTCAACGACCTGTTCGATCTGGCGCTTGATCGTGCTCACTCGACGAAGAAGAACCGTCCGTTTGCCAGCGGCGCACTTTCCATACCTTTCGGCCTTGCATGCATGGCGGTGCTTCTGGGTATCGGCGCGCTCGTGGCCGCGTTTCTGCCGCCGCTTTTTGGCGGGGTGATGCTGCTCTATCTCGTGGCAACGACTGTCTATTCGATAACCGTCAAGCGCATGCTGTTGGGTGACGTTCTGACGCTGGCGGGGCTCTACACGCTGCGCATACTCGCGGGCTGTGCAGCCACGGGGATATCCGTTTCGTTCTGGCTTCTGACCTTCTCCATGTTCTTTTTTCTCTCGCTGGCCCTGGTGAAGCGGTTCGTCGAACTGCGTTCGTCCGAGGTCTCGGTGGGAGAGCGGGTCGCCGGGCGCGGATATCGCTGCGAGGACCAGGATATCGTGGCGCAGGCTGGCATGGCATCGGCATTCTCGGCCGCACTGGTCCTTGCACTCTACATTCAAAGCGACGTGACGGACGAGATGTATCGCTATCCCTGGCTCATCTGGCCGCTGGGCCCGATCGTCCTCTACATCACCATGAGGATCTGGATACTGGCTCGCCGCGACGAGATGCATGACGATCCGATCGTCTTCATCATTCGTGACTGGCGCAGTCAGGCTGTCGCGGCATTCGGTGCCGTCCTCCTGCTCATTGCGGGACTGTGACCATGGCGCGCGAATTTGCCAGTTTCGGGCGAACGGTCACGCCGACCCGCAAGGGTCTCCATCCCCGGGAGGCGCGTGCGATGCTGGAGCAGGGCCGG harbors:
- a CDS encoding mechanosensitive ion channel family protein; the protein is MKPVSIVFFLLFLSLGALAQSELVQQQQNEIADINEETESLSEKVSSEDVDDAELVAARLELERLSRELLQSGVAFRPRLTEINDRLDQLGPARGEGEPPEPEIVVQERQRLLDEKATINAMIGEAETLSVRIGRLIDQVAQKRRELFTNALSRRFDISAAFGPEVAKEFTGDIERLYNSVSSWLNYVVQVKLRAALLAAGASLICALALLMGGRRYFSDLIAPDIENDDPSYLARLSVALWSTLLPSAALGIFLALTYLLFDTFNVLREDIAQLLATLFIVIGTVFFVYRLTRSALAPHRANWRLLPIECSASSRLCWLIAAMAGVTAFDYFMGQVYSVIGSQLSLTVATSLGATVAVGVLLILIGMVKPFPPEEEGDKPRPWPLAFRLPIFLFGIATILAAIFGYIGFARFLSQQVVVTGAILATMYIGFLTSGAIAGEGAFGRSRIGHMMGERLGLDEGVLDQLGLVAGLGINVLVVLIGAPMILLQWGFHFADLTTWTYGIANEIRIGSISFSIIGILTGIVVLVLGYFITRWFQAWLDGSVMSRSRMDTGVRNSIRTAVGYVGIAIAALIGISAAGIDLSNLALVAGALSLGIGFGLQNIVSNFVSGLILLVERPFKAGDWIVAGAVSGTVKKISVRATEIETFQRQTVILPNSELINAAVGNWTHKNSLGRLEIPIGVAYGSDVRRVHEILMGIAKSHPLVLKNPEPFVHFANFGDSSLDFEVRVYLADILRQLEVQNDIRFAIIEAFEKEGIEIPFPQRDLHLRGGFVVAPKEDAAHEKTTDRNGQENG
- a CDS encoding nitroreductase → MLAPDKNGKYSDIAQTVDEALLTRRSVRAFLPDPVDDETIRDILKLASRAPSGTNMQPWKVFVATGEVKQKIADAILSSGIRPEKVEWDEYHYYPDKFFEPYLSRRRAVGFALYSLLGIGRREVERMRAQHDRNFTFFDAPVGLIFTIDRRLNKGSWIDHGMFLQSIMLAARARGLHTCPQAAFAPYHRLIRPILNIPDEEIVVCGMALGYEDSSKPENSLRSERAPLEEFVTFVK
- a CDS encoding helix-turn-helix domain-containing protein, giving the protein MLNDRTNTQDLKMRAMRLLAEDIRRLRKSNGLTLAGLSQKLGRSVGWLSQVERGISLPTLADLRLLAGHFRVPVSFFFQPVQEDRQDLPGVVRLGAGRNLKVESPGVSRELVSPDLGGSFSMTRTVIDPGACWSRPADRRGEDAGQILVGRVEFTHAGGQNLLEVGDSFTVNEGEASWRNLDAIPATVLWISAPAGC
- a CDS encoding EF-hand domain-containing protein — its product is MFRKIILSALALSLLAGTAAVHAQDNSPATPEASSSREAGATPRQGRMLQRLDTNNDGQVSAEEFAARHTGRLSEVDANGDGELSKEELADHLMRRAFERRAERLAKRLDINGDDTVTLEEIEGHQAKRFALADRNDDGVLDQDELRKFAGERGMHKGKRHGGHMEHGEKGGREGMRHHMRKVHDGQDRKPVTPRAAPAE
- a CDS encoding pyridoxal phosphate-dependent aminotransferase, whose amino-acid sequence is MPHPSKRVSGITAQGKDGWEVHFAAMQRKLAGEEILMLSIGDHDFDTPEGTVEAAVDAVRSGYHHYIQLPGLPRLRSALAKLSTEATGIDTLEQEVIVTQGGQGALFAACQATLDAGDHAIIVSPYYATYPGTIRAASASFTEIAAEAERDFEPDPDKIASAIQPETRMILINSPNNPTGAVYSRKTLEAISELCIEHDLWLVSDEVYWTINTPGSHLSPRSLPGMKERTLVINSLSKSHGMTGWRVGWLTGPSEMIRALISLNLVSSYGLADFVSRAAAIAVEEKHGVSQIAERYAKRRRVFLDEIAGLNGIVQRGVDGGMYVMLDISAIEPDCEAFAWGLLNDENVAIMPGTSFGASAEGHVRISMCQDDEILREAALRLRRYILQRSAGTVAAE